From the Bacteroidia bacterium genome, one window contains:
- a CDS encoding PfkB family carbohydrate kinase: MNEVKTPPPVLFDLTTVGEAYVELHAEDNTLPEAPAFERRIAGSAALTAIYYTMLGGKANCIACVGADALGTYVQNTLRQHKVEAGTMQFSKEHPTSLRFSAKKGRLAQSTYYRLADWQLHNTKEHVAQAQSSRIVFGSGFILIKHPARHSLFEMLRLAKKWDSTTVFQPHFDPTQWASKSEALLTIKKTLQFADILTPTLDDAEALLGKGTKEDYLKHYHDMGCRTVIMNLGKQGSLLSDGVKVVRVPAVEGDVVDPSGADEAWHAALFYAMNKGKSMPNAVYFANTVSSYVLARTGSLVALPAPGEITQEMLGKAFEDV, translated from the coding sequence ATGAATGAAGTAAAAACACCACCACCGGTGCTGTTCGATCTTACGACAGTCGGGGAAGCCTATGTCGAACTGCACGCGGAGGACAACACGCTTCCGGAAGCACCAGCATTCGAACGGCGCATAGCCGGTTCGGCCGCACTGACGGCCATATACTACACCATGCTCGGCGGTAAAGCCAACTGCATCGCCTGCGTCGGTGCCGACGCTCTCGGAACCTACGTGCAGAACACGCTGCGTCAGCACAAGGTGGAAGCCGGCACGATGCAGTTCTCTAAAGAGCACCCGACGAGTTTGCGTTTCAGCGCGAAGAAGGGACGGCTGGCGCAGTCCACCTATTACCGGCTTGCAGACTGGCAGCTGCACAACACCAAGGAACATGTGGCGCAGGCACAGAGCTCACGCATCGTGTTCGGCAGCGGCTTTATCCTGATCAAGCATCCCGCGCGGCATAGTCTGTTCGAAATGCTGCGCCTTGCAAAAAAATGGGACAGCACTACCGTCTTCCAGCCGCATTTTGATCCCACGCAGTGGGCCAGCAAAAGCGAAGCGCTGCTGACGATCAAGAAAACCTTGCAGTTCGCCGATATCCTCACACCCACATTGGACGATGCCGAAGCATTGCTCGGGAAGGGAACAAAGGAAGACTACCTGAAACACTATCACGATATGGGTTGCCGCACCGTTATCATGAACCTCGGCAAGCAGGGTTCCCTGCTCTCTGACGGCGTAAAAGTCGTGCGTGTCCCCGCTGTCGAGGGAGACGTCGTGGACCCGTCGGGTGCGGACGAAGCATGGCACGCGGCACTGTTCTACGCCATGAACAAGGGGAAATCCATGCCGAACGCCGTGTATTTCGCCAATACCGTCTCAAGCTATGTGCTGGCGCGTACCGGGTCGCTCGTCGCTTTACCCGCTCCCGGTGAGATTACGCAGGAAATGCTCGGAAAGGCGTTTGAAGACGTGTAA
- the fmt gene encoding methionyl-tRNA formyltransferase, with protein MRIVFMGTPQFAVPSLLALHDAGFEPVTVVTAPDKPRGRGQQMSGTAVKDAATRLGIPVLQPDSMRDERFADELRALAPDLFVVVAFRILPESVFNIPTYGSFNLHASLLPKYRGAAPINWALIRGEKESGVTTFFLKPAVDTGNIILQERTELHDDMTAGELHDCLMTLGADVVLRTVRRIETGNLITQLQDDAQATPAPKIFKDTCRLDWTRPARDVHNLIRGLSPYPAAWTHHRGKLIKILRSQVLEEESSGESGALRIDANGLQVQCGRGSLAILELQQEGKRAMGVEEFLRGYRFTAEREVLES; from the coding sequence ATGCGCATCGTGTTCATGGGTACGCCGCAATTCGCGGTGCCGTCTCTTCTCGCCTTGCATGACGCCGGTTTCGAACCCGTCACCGTCGTCACCGCTCCCGATAAGCCTCGTGGCCGCGGTCAGCAGATGAGCGGCACAGCGGTGAAAGACGCAGCGACGCGACTGGGGATTCCCGTGCTGCAGCCGGATTCAATGCGTGACGAGCGTTTCGCGGACGAGCTGCGCGCCCTTGCTCCGGACCTTTTCGTTGTCGTCGCCTTTCGTATCCTCCCGGAGTCCGTCTTCAACATACCGACCTACGGCAGCTTCAACCTGCACGCCTCCCTGCTCCCGAAGTACCGCGGCGCGGCACCCATCAACTGGGCTCTCATCCGGGGAGAGAAGGAGAGCGGGGTGACAACCTTCTTTCTGAAACCCGCGGTGGACACGGGAAATATTATCCTGCAGGAGCGCACGGAACTGCACGACGATATGACTGCGGGTGAATTACACGATTGCCTGATGACGCTTGGCGCGGATGTCGTACTGCGCACCGTGCGCCGTATCGAGACCGGCAACCTGATCACACAGCTGCAGGACGATGCGCAGGCGACACCGGCACCGAAAATTTTCAAGGATACCTGCCGCCTTGACTGGACACGTCCCGCCCGTGACGTACATAATCTCATCCGTGGACTCAGTCCCTATCCCGCCGCGTGGACGCATCACCGCGGGAAGTTGATAAAAATTCTTCGATCGCAGGTGCTCGAAGAAGAGAGCAGTGGCGAGAGTGGCGCACTGCGGATTGACGCCAACGGCCTTCAGGTACAATGCGGTCGCGGTTCGCTCGCGATACTCGAGCTCCAGCAGGAGGGCAAGCGAGCGATGGGTGTGGAAGAGTTCCTTCGAGGATATCGCTTCACCGCCGAAAGAGAAGTTCTGGAAAGCTGA
- the def gene encoding peptide deformylase, with protein MAILPIYPYDAKVLREETRLVERPGPELTQLIVDMFETMHQASGVGLAANQVGVGSSLFVMDLTSVEGYTESTPLVMINPVITDLWGDEITYEEGCLSVPNLREDVTRPEKLHIRYKDANFEDQEMEAGDFLARVIQHEYDHLDGIFFTDYLKGLRKRLVVPALKRIKAGEEKADYVMAKNVEFAD; from the coding sequence ATGGCCATTCTTCCCATCTATCCGTACGATGCAAAAGTGCTGCGCGAGGAAACGCGCCTTGTCGAAAGACCGGGTCCGGAGCTGACGCAACTCATCGTAGATATGTTCGAGACGATGCATCAGGCAAGCGGCGTGGGGCTCGCGGCGAATCAGGTCGGAGTCGGCTCGTCTCTTTTCGTCATGGATCTTACTTCCGTCGAGGGCTATACCGAATCAACTCCCCTCGTGATGATCAATCCCGTAATCACGGATCTCTGGGGCGACGAAATCACCTACGAAGAGGGGTGCCTGAGCGTACCGAACTTGCGCGAGGATGTCACACGGCCCGAAAAATTGCACATTCGGTATAAGGACGCAAATTTCGAAGATCAGGAGATGGAAGCCGGCGATTTTCTCGCGCGGGTGATTCAGCACGAATACGATCACCTCGATGGCATCTTTTTCACCGACTATCTGAAGGGGTTGCGCAAGCGTCTCGTTGTTCCCGCGCTCAAACGGATAAAGGCGGGTGAAGAGAAAGCGGATTACGTTATGGCGAAAAACGTTGAATTCGCCGACTGA
- a CDS encoding SDR family oxidoreductase gives MELGLKGKRAFVAGSSEGIGRAIAEGLALEGCDVMLCSRSEEKLIAAANAIRARVQADVHFVPADLDLPEHIEAAAAATLGAFGGVDILVTNNGGPAPGDFLSMTEKQWLAGYNRTLMSGVRLIRAFLPGMIERQFGRIINVTSISVKMPVARLLLSNTFRAGVTGMAKTLSDEVSKHGITINNIAPGYIRTGRQTQLFTDRAEKAGVTIEDIREQITASIPMGRIGHPDEVANLAVFLASDAASYITGTTITVDGGLNRGPM, from the coding sequence ATGGAACTCGGTTTGAAAGGAAAACGTGCTTTCGTCGCCGGCTCCAGCGAAGGCATCGGACGTGCTATCGCGGAAGGCCTGGCTCTGGAGGGATGCGACGTCATGCTGTGTTCGCGTTCGGAAGAAAAACTCATCGCCGCCGCGAACGCGATTCGGGCGCGAGTGCAGGCGGATGTTCATTTCGTACCCGCCGATCTGGATCTCCCGGAACATATCGAAGCCGCCGCTGCGGCGACCCTCGGGGCCTTCGGCGGCGTCGACATTCTCGTCACGAATAATGGCGGACCTGCTCCCGGAGATTTTCTCAGCATGACCGAGAAACAGTGGCTGGCCGGCTACAACCGTACGCTGATGAGCGGAGTGCGCCTGATCAGGGCATTTTTGCCAGGCATGATCGAGCGGCAATTCGGACGCATCATCAACGTGACCAGTATTTCCGTAAAGATGCCCGTCGCGCGTCTTCTGCTCTCCAACACCTTCCGCGCCGGCGTGACCGGCATGGCCAAGACGCTGTCCGACGAAGTGTCAAAGCACGGTATCACCATCAACAACATCGCACCCGGCTATATACGCACCGGACGTCAGACGCAGCTCTTCACCGACCGCGCCGAAAAAGCTGGTGTCACCATCGAGGATATACGCGAACAGATCACCGCCTCCATTCCCATGGGCCGCATCGGCCACCCGGATGAAGTCGCGAATCTCGCGGTGTTCCTGGCCAGCGACGCCGCCTCGTACATCACCGGAACGACCATTACGGTGGACGGAGGCCTCAATCGCGGCCCGATGTGA
- a CDS encoding CHAT domain-containing protein, giving the protein MMHLAAAAAMFLFVLLPSRLSAQDPRTGCIADPGSHFRSARDSVACLEAFERLDMLSARLAAAPTPGHIAEYRAAADSVLTFTAHALEDTSHPLYIEALACVSEALWMTDREQSTAILERAVAALRTLPVPCRSAWAGRLFGNLAYQLYESGLYEKAELLYHESIAVLTGLEQPPAALTASQYLFLGLLQRRALKPEKAAEAFSESAAWQLAARDTASSAEALGWYADALYRSHDFDGAERAYLRAYSMLRQILGGQSERTLAAMQDLATYYMFVARFDDAHRILRDILSAVTRPGASYDAILVFYTYISLAGACAELGSDAEAESYFHEAARSAERIPDADRPMYQAMVTNNTASFLANRERYDEAATLVEKAMELMDVSGWADVEHFKARAASNLASMYSELGRYAEAESLLVFAVEMYGRAFGENSGELAAPLSNLGMVYRDLGRYEDAYAHIVRALTLSEQFSGPGHPLHARLLRNLASVELAMRRDSAAIVHLRQAEAELRRWYDPWHIEMLDCFQIMGRWCERHPDDADAPDVMRLLAEGTTRRLRDSFDFESEQRQLQLYERFAAKNLGIIARWARSTTNPSAAEILFTALMHLKGEILAEQTRIHRGVRGRQQEADLAQRLYDTRERYAALATKPPAEAILALRQRLLREIDSLDAALRSFSAGYMRQRRLNDAGWREVQRALRRDEAMIIYLFTPAGESDSTRGLVAIVLRADSPPLLVPLCSEGELQRALVTPLDAKVLSLLPEDEKMLKLGALIWDPLAGSLRNIRRCVIIPDGVLHRVAFAALVSSASGEPAVLDAVLELRQHVSLKGLLTRHPSSIPERDPTASRCVLIGNPEFGTSASGQSTRLHSIWAPLPGTKRELHRIAGICRENGVETRIAEGDEASEHTVKSLSSTDVRILHIATHGFFFPAPSDEATASTTLMENTRGRESFRIERHPLLRSGLILARANAAWSGGPVGEKDEDGILTALEISRLDFGGTELVTLSACETALGDITTGDGVFGLQRSFFIAGASSLLMSLWKVPDQPTAELMSAFYAAWFSGMSTSEALRTARSELRIKYPDPRIWAPFVLVGE; this is encoded by the coding sequence ATGATGCACCTCGCTGCAGCTGCGGCGATGTTCCTTTTTGTTCTCCTGCCGTCGCGGCTGTCGGCCCAGGACCCCCGCACGGGCTGTATTGCGGATCCCGGATCGCATTTTCGCAGTGCCAGGGACTCGGTTGCCTGTCTGGAGGCATTCGAACGGCTCGACATGTTGTCCGCACGGCTGGCTGCGGCGCCGACGCCCGGACACATCGCGGAGTACCGGGCAGCGGCCGATTCGGTGCTGACCTTCACCGCACATGCACTTGAGGATACCTCACACCCACTGTATATCGAAGCGCTCGCATGCGTCTCAGAAGCGTTGTGGATGACGGATCGCGAGCAATCCACCGCGATTCTCGAACGCGCTGTTGCCGCCCTGCGCACGCTTCCCGTGCCCTGCCGCAGCGCCTGGGCCGGGCGTCTGTTCGGCAATCTTGCATACCAGTTGTATGAATCCGGGTTGTATGAAAAAGCCGAACTGCTGTATCACGAAAGCATCGCGGTGCTCACGGGGCTTGAGCAGCCTCCGGCGGCGCTCACCGCGTCACAGTACCTCTTTCTCGGTCTGTTGCAGCGGCGTGCCCTGAAACCCGAAAAGGCTGCCGAGGCCTTCTCGGAATCCGCTGCGTGGCAGCTTGCGGCGCGGGACACCGCGAGCTCGGCCGAAGCACTTGGTTGGTATGCGGACGCGCTCTACCGGTCGCACGATTTTGACGGGGCGGAGCGCGCATACCTGCGCGCATACAGCATGCTGCGTCAGATTCTGGGTGGTCAGTCCGAACGCACTCTTGCGGCCATGCAGGATCTGGCCACGTACTACATGTTTGTGGCGCGCTTCGATGATGCACATCGCATACTGCGGGACATACTCTCCGCTGTAACGCGACCTGGCGCGTCCTACGATGCAATCCTCGTGTTCTACACATACATCAGTCTGGCAGGAGCATGCGCGGAATTGGGGAGCGACGCGGAGGCTGAATCCTATTTCCATGAGGCGGCTCGCAGCGCTGAGCGTATTCCGGACGCCGACCGGCCTATGTATCAGGCGATGGTCACGAACAACACCGCATCGTTCCTTGCGAATCGGGAGCGTTACGACGAAGCCGCCACCCTCGTCGAGAAAGCCATGGAGCTGATGGACGTTTCCGGCTGGGCCGATGTGGAGCACTTCAAAGCGCGCGCGGCCAGCAACCTCGCCTCGATGTATTCCGAACTCGGACGTTACGCCGAAGCCGAATCGCTGCTCGTATTCGCGGTGGAAATGTATGGCCGCGCGTTCGGTGAGAACTCGGGCGAACTGGCCGCCCCGCTCAGCAATCTCGGGATGGTGTACAGGGATCTCGGACGATACGAAGACGCGTACGCACACATCGTCCGCGCGCTCACCCTCAGTGAGCAATTCTCCGGACCCGGACATCCTCTGCACGCACGTCTGTTGCGGAATCTCGCTTCGGTGGAACTGGCGATGCGGCGGGACTCGGCCGCTATCGTCCACCTGCGGCAAGCCGAAGCGGAACTCCGTCGCTGGTACGATCCCTGGCACATCGAGATGCTCGATTGTTTTCAGATTATGGGGAGATGGTGTGAGCGTCATCCCGACGATGCCGACGCTCCGGATGTGATGCGCCTCCTCGCCGAGGGTACGACGCGTCGGCTGCGCGATTCGTTCGATTTCGAAAGTGAACAAAGACAACTCCAACTCTACGAGCGCTTCGCCGCGAAAAATCTGGGAATCATTGCGCGATGGGCCCGCAGCACCACCAATCCCTCAGCGGCGGAAATACTGTTCACTGCGCTGATGCACCTCAAAGGCGAAATCCTTGCCGAACAGACACGGATACACCGTGGTGTACGGGGGCGACAACAGGAAGCCGACCTCGCGCAACGATTGTACGACACGCGTGAGCGCTACGCGGCGCTGGCAACAAAGCCGCCTGCGGAGGCGATACTCGCGCTACGCCAGCGCTTGCTCCGTGAGATTGATTCGTTGGATGCCGCGCTGCGGAGTTTCAGTGCCGGGTATATGAGGCAGCGTCGTCTCAACGACGCCGGATGGCGCGAGGTGCAGCGTGCCCTGCGGCGCGACGAGGCGATGATCATCTACCTGTTCACCCCCGCCGGAGAGTCGGACAGCACCCGTGGTCTCGTGGCTATCGTACTGCGGGCGGATTCTCCGCCGCTTCTCGTGCCCCTATGCAGCGAGGGCGAGTTGCAAAGAGCGCTCGTAACACCGTTGGACGCGAAAGTTCTGTCCTTGCTCCCCGAAGACGAGAAGATGCTGAAACTCGGCGCACTCATCTGGGATCCCCTGGCTGGCTCTTTGCGTAATATCCGCCGCTGCGTGATCATCCCGGACGGCGTCCTCCATCGCGTAGCCTTTGCTGCTCTCGTCAGCAGCGCTTCCGGTGAACCCGCGGTACTTGACGCGGTTTTGGAATTACGCCAGCATGTGAGCCTGAAGGGTTTGCTCACACGTCATCCCTCCTCCATCCCCGAACGCGATCCAACCGCATCGCGCTGTGTCCTGATCGGAAATCCTGAATTCGGAACTTCGGCGTCCGGACAGAGCACCCGGCTTCACAGCATCTGGGCTCCATTACCCGGTACCAAGCGCGAACTGCACCGGATCGCCGGCATCTGCAGAGAAAACGGCGTTGAGACACGCATTGCCGAAGGTGACGAAGCATCGGAGCACACTGTCAAATCGCTGTCCTCCACCGATGTCAGGATATTGCACATCGCTACACACGGATTCTTTTTCCCCGCACCGAGCGACGAGGCAACTGCATCAACCACCCTCATGGAGAACACCCGCGGGCGCGAGAGCTTTCGCATCGAGAGGCATCCGTTGCTGCGCTCCGGACTGATCCTGGCGCGGGCCAATGCCGCCTGGAGCGGAGGACCCGTCGGAGAAAAGGACGAGGACGGCATTCTCACCGCGCTGGAGATCAGTCGTCTCGATTTCGGCGGAACGGAACTGGTGACATTGAGCGCCTGCGAAACCGCTCTGGGCGACATCACCACCGGCGACGGCGTCTTCGGGCTGCAGAGATCCTTTTTCATCGCCGGTGCATCGTCATTGCTGATGAGTTTATGGAAAGTCCCGGACCAACCAACCGCTGAACTGATGAGCGCGTTTTATGCCGCATGGTTTTCCGGAATGAGCACCAGCGAAGCCCTGCGCACCGCACGTTCCGAGCTTCGGATCAAATATCCCGATCCGCGGATCTGGGCGCCGTTCGTGCTGGTAGGAGAATGA
- a CDS encoding IS4 family transposase has product MDAKSQLEYEWAHLLSFFPPDDVLERTAKEFGAITRKRLIDKASTLLRLAFAYGFCEMSLRQTAAWAEVIDIAHISDVALMKRLRLASDWLGHLLALKLTERAPPPQLAHAARHLRLVDATTINRPGSMGTDWRVHLGFNLMDLKIDSVEVTDVHGGESLKRFHFCPHDLVVGDCGYAHRAGFHAVISAKADFLIRLNWQNVPLCDIAGDAFDILRALRSISDATPTEFAVRTQAVPKDNIPAIPARLLVIRKSEAAAKAARERVLRERSRKSRTIDPRTLEAARYIMVLTSVPADELSALDGLELYRFRWQIELAFKRLKSLLNLGEVPTKDPPLTHSYLYAKFLAALILEDLTEEFLSFSPWGHRLVRT; this is encoded by the coding sequence ATGGATGCCAAGAGTCAACTTGAATACGAGTGGGCCCATCTTCTTTCCTTCTTTCCCCCTGATGATGTGCTGGAGCGGACGGCAAAGGAATTTGGGGCGATTACCCGGAAAAGGCTTATTGATAAGGCTTCAACCCTACTACGGCTAGCGTTTGCCTATGGGTTCTGCGAGATGTCGCTCCGACAAACAGCCGCATGGGCCGAGGTCATCGACATTGCTCATATATCTGATGTCGCCTTGATGAAGCGTCTGCGTCTCGCCTCGGACTGGCTCGGACATTTACTCGCTCTTAAGTTAACAGAACGAGCGCCGCCACCCCAGCTAGCCCATGCCGCACGACATCTACGTCTGGTGGATGCAACCACTATCAATCGACCGGGTTCGATGGGAACAGATTGGCGCGTCCACCTTGGCTTCAATCTGATGGATTTGAAGATTGATTCAGTGGAAGTGACCGATGTCCATGGCGGCGAAAGCCTCAAGCGCTTTCACTTTTGCCCTCATGATCTCGTTGTCGGTGATTGTGGCTATGCACATCGCGCGGGGTTCCATGCCGTGATCTCCGCCAAGGCTGATTTTCTTATTCGACTGAATTGGCAGAATGTGCCGTTATGTGATATTGCGGGAGACGCGTTCGACATCCTCAGAGCGCTCCGCAGTATCAGTGACGCGACACCGACGGAGTTTGCTGTCCGCACGCAGGCGGTACCGAAAGACAACATCCCGGCAATCCCCGCGCGATTGCTGGTCATTCGGAAATCGGAAGCCGCCGCGAAGGCTGCGCGTGAACGGGTCCTGCGCGAACGATCGAGAAAGAGCAGAACCATTGACCCTCGAACACTTGAAGCGGCGAGGTACATTATGGTGCTGACGTCCGTCCCCGCCGACGAGTTGAGCGCGCTCGATGGGCTCGAACTCTATCGGTTCCGATGGCAAATCGAGTTGGCGTTCAAGCGTCTGAAAAGCCTCCTGAATCTTGGCGAGGTCCCGACAAAGGATCCTCCCCTTACGCACAGCTACCTCTATGCGAAATTCCTGGCCGCTTTAATTCTGGAAGATTTGACGGAGGAATTCCTCTCTTTTTCCCCATGGGGGCATCGACTTGTCAGAACGTAA
- a CDS encoding tetratricopeptide repeat protein, with amino-acid sequence MKHIIAALMLLSCAGMLRAQTTNPDLAMAGDFYDRAQWEQAIEAFDRAAVDESLSDGELHKLAYALLQLDRYERARIVLESVTARNPRAYVAWYNLGIAHMNCGRFPTGRDCLRRVTELEPLWARGWFSLGLCQLMTGQLDLAWESLGFLSPLDTDMAAELLEAIQAEEAYVNDPAEQ; translated from the coding sequence ATGAAACACATCATCGCCGCACTCATGCTGCTCTCCTGCGCAGGTATGCTGCGGGCGCAGACGACCAATCCAGATCTCGCGATGGCTGGCGATTTTTACGACCGAGCGCAGTGGGAGCAGGCAATCGAGGCGTTCGACCGGGCCGCTGTGGACGAAAGCCTCTCCGACGGTGAACTTCACAAACTAGCCTACGCGCTCCTGCAGCTCGACCGCTACGAGCGCGCAAGGATAGTGCTTGAGAGCGTCACGGCCAGAAATCCCAGGGCCTACGTTGCCTGGTACAATCTCGGGATTGCACATATGAATTGCGGCCGCTTCCCGACCGGTCGCGACTGTCTCCGGCGTGTTACGGAACTCGAACCGCTATGGGCTAGAGGGTGGTTCAGTCTCGGGTTATGCCAGCTCATGACGGGACAGCTCGACTTGGCCTGGGAATCGCTGGGCTTTCTCAGCCCACTTGATACGGATATGGCGGCCGAGTTGCTCGAAGCGATACAGGCCGAGGAAGCCTACGTAAACGATCCTGCGGAGCAGTGA
- the cfa gene encoding cyclopropane fatty acyl phospholipid synthase translates to MDKAENLLADLLAHADVQINGSRAWDLTVHNRKLYQRLLSDGVLGLGESYVDGWWDCEDLGEMVRKLLLADLEHVVRPMKLLIPVLQAKLMNIQSRSGASRDVASHYNRGNLLFRNMLDKRMVYSCAYWKNADNLDDAQEAKLDLVCRKLGLKDGDHVLDIGCGWGSFLKFAAERYGARGTGITLASEQIALGKELCEGLPIELRMQDYRDLDERFDHIVSIGMFEHVGPPNYREYMEIAEKCLNDEGLFVLHTLGVNRERESTDPWTERYIFPGARLPVAEQIARAAKGLFVLEDWQNIGVHYAPTLEAWFANFDRNWKDVIAPHYDKRFYRMWKYLLLSTPGSFRARRSQVWQIVFSKKGVAGGYEAVR, encoded by the coding sequence ATGGACAAGGCGGAGAACCTTCTCGCTGATTTACTGGCGCATGCTGATGTGCAAATCAACGGCTCCCGGGCGTGGGATCTTACGGTGCACAACCGAAAGCTGTATCAGCGGTTGCTGAGCGACGGTGTGTTGGGACTCGGCGAATCATATGTCGATGGCTGGTGGGATTGCGAAGATCTCGGAGAAATGGTCCGCAAACTGCTGCTGGCCGATCTTGAGCATGTCGTACGACCAATGAAACTACTCATCCCTGTGCTCCAGGCCAAGCTGATGAACATCCAGAGCCGCTCGGGTGCGTCACGGGACGTGGCCTCGCATTATAACCGGGGGAATTTGCTGTTCCGTAACATGTTGGACAAGCGGATGGTGTATTCCTGTGCGTACTGGAAGAACGCAGACAACCTCGATGATGCGCAGGAGGCGAAGCTTGACCTCGTCTGCCGCAAGCTCGGCCTGAAGGATGGCGATCATGTGCTGGACATCGGCTGCGGCTGGGGGAGCTTCCTGAAGTTCGCCGCCGAACGCTACGGAGCCCGCGGAACCGGAATCACACTTGCTTCCGAGCAGATAGCTTTGGGCAAAGAGCTGTGCGAGGGGTTACCGATAGAACTCCGAATGCAAGACTACCGTGATCTCGATGAGCGCTTCGACCATATCGTGTCAATTGGAATGTTCGAACACGTCGGCCCGCCGAATTATCGAGAATACATGGAAATCGCGGAGAAGTGTCTGAATGATGAGGGTCTCTTTGTGTTACACACTCTTGGCGTGAACAGGGAGCGCGAAAGCACGGATCCATGGACGGAGCGCTACATCTTCCCGGGCGCCCGTCTGCCAGTCGCCGAGCAGATTGCGCGAGCCGCGAAGGGGTTGTTCGTGCTGGAGGACTGGCAGAACATCGGTGTGCATTACGCACCGACGCTCGAAGCCTGGTTCGCGAATTTCGATCGCAACTGGAAAGACGTCATTGCGCCGCATTACGACAAGCGCTTCTACCGCATGTGGAAGTACCTGTTGCTCAGTACGCCAGGTTCCTTCCGTGCGCGCCGCAGTCAGGTGTGGCAGATTGTGTTTTCGAAGAAAGGTGTGGCGGGAGGATACGAAGCGGTACGCTGA
- a CDS encoding SEC-C domain-containing protein produces the protein MLDTLGSFIIGGIVLALMTTVVITMQDTTSDVVMQEMSQLSLAEMSQTMERELTNLGYRVTDPRKVVTISNQSISFLSDYDNNGVVDTITYIMTRTRTGPIVTRRIAIPGAAPKSWTTRGSMVLFTAYDRNGAVTSDPASIRAVEASMLTSNVLYDKYFATSGGANSGSTAGIQTSLDQTQLLASAVDCQVGAYWHKTIYPRNLNVEPPQIAESGSETGTGTSQTGTGYPGNTDPGTGDPGNTDPGAGDPGGTDPGTTDPGSGGTVTPPADDPDPVIVPPANKNNPCPCGSGKKYKDCHGL, from the coding sequence ATGCTGGATACTCTCGGATCATTTATCATAGGCGGAATCGTTCTTGCGCTGATGACCACGGTGGTCATCACCATGCAGGATACGACGAGTGATGTTGTCATGCAGGAAATGTCGCAACTTTCCCTCGCCGAAATGAGCCAAACCATGGAGAGGGAACTGACGAATCTCGGATACCGGGTGACGGACCCGCGGAAGGTCGTTACGATCAGCAATCAGTCCATCTCGTTTCTATCGGATTACGACAACAACGGCGTCGTGGATACAATTACGTACATCATGACCCGAACCCGCACGGGCCCGATTGTGACACGGCGCATTGCGATACCGGGCGCTGCACCGAAATCATGGACGACACGCGGTAGCATGGTACTGTTCACGGCTTACGACCGGAATGGTGCCGTGACCTCAGACCCTGCAAGTATTCGCGCTGTCGAGGCCTCGATGCTGACGAGCAATGTGCTCTATGACAAATACTTCGCTACTTCCGGGGGAGCGAATTCCGGGAGCACCGCTGGTATACAAACGAGTCTCGATCAGACACAACTCCTCGCATCGGCGGTGGATTGCCAGGTAGGAGCGTACTGGCATAAAACGATTTATCCGAGGAACCTGAATGTTGAACCACCGCAAATTGCTGAATCCGGTAGTGAGACGGGCACAGGAACGAGCCAAACCGGGACGGGTTATCCGGGCAACACCGACCCCGGCACAGGCGATCCGGGCAATACCGATCCCGGTGCAGGTGATCCGGGCGGCACAGATCCCGGCACGACCGATCCGGGAAGTGGCGGCACTGTCACGCCTCCGGCGGACGATCCCGATCCTGTTATCGTGCCGCCCGCGAACAAGAACAATCCCTGCCCCTGCGGCAGCGGTAAGAAATACAAGGATTGTCACGGTTTGTAA